From one Bacteroidota bacterium genomic stretch:
- a CDS encoding DUF4294 domain-containing protein: protein MVVAAELAAGAQAQGWQRDDGRYWAPADPVDRRPIFFTEPVTVQPPYLADPVEAQREARRRARQMHKITKLRADVLKVYALAKLSGRLLRETNDKLATMPDEKTRKAYTKALEKQLKEEYEGQLRKLTLSQGKVLIKLIHRETNNSAYELIKEYRSGASAVFWQTLATLFGANLKNGYHPTTDVEDAQIEYIVLQFESGDTSLY from the coding sequence ATGGTGGTAGCTGCTGAGCTGGCAGCTGGCGCGCAGGCACAGGGCTGGCAGCGAGACGATGGCAGGTACTGGGCACCGGCAGACCCGGTAGATCGCAGGCCGATATTCTTCACGGAGCCTGTCACCGTGCAGCCCCCCTACCTGGCCGACCCTGTGGAAGCCCAGCGCGAAGCGCGCAGGCGGGCACGGCAGATGCACAAGATAACCAAACTACGCGCAGATGTACTGAAGGTGTATGCCCTGGCCAAACTGAGCGGGCGGCTACTGCGCGAGACGAATGACAAGCTGGCCACCATGCCAGACGAAAAGACACGCAAGGCCTACACCAAGGCCCTGGAAAAGCAGCTAAAAGAGGAGTACGAAGGGCAGCTGCGAAAACTCACCCTCTCGCAGGGCAAGGTGCTGATCAAGCTGATTCATCGGGAAACCAACAACTCGGCCTATGAGCTGATCAAGGAATACCGCTCGGGCGCATCGGCTGTCTTCTGGCAGACGCTGGCTACGCTATTTGGCGCAAACCTGAAAAATGGCTACCACCCCACTACGGATGTGGAGGATGCCCAGATTGAATACATCGTACTACAGTTCGAGTCGGGCGACACCTCGCTGTACTAG